Below is a window of Halococcus salsus DNA.
GGCCACGCTCCGTGGTTGAAGCGGTTAAGTTCTATGACGATAGATAACAACATTCCTAACATTGATTATATTTCCGGAACTCACGGAGGCAGTACCGTTATCGGAGATGTGTCTCTGATAGAACGAACTTCGTTCCGACGTCGGCTCTATCGCGGACCCGGAGGCCAGCCAGTGCCGGGATTCCGCTACTCGGCGAGCGCGTCGGCGAGGCTCTCGACCGGGTGTGGTGGTTCCTCGGCCTCGTGCTCGCCGAGCTGGCTTCTGCAGGAGGCCCCCGGCGCGACCACCCGCTCGGCGTCGCTGTCCTCGACCTGGTCGTAGAGCACGCCCGCGATCGCCCGGCTCATCGAGAGGTGTTCGGCCTCGTAGCCGAACGAGCCGGCCATCCCACAGCAGCCCGAGTCCAGCGCGTCCACGGTGTAGCCCGCCCGCCGGAGCACCCCGACCGCGTGATGGTCCTTCTTGGTGGCCTTCTGGTGACAGTGACCGTGGTAGACCAGCGATTCCGTGGGCTCGTCGAAGTCGACCGCCTCGTCGAGCCGGAAGCGGTCGAGGTATTCGAGCACCCCGTACGAATTCCCGGCGACGAGTTCGACATCGGCGACCCCACGGTCGGACTCGCTTCGCTTACGGCTTCGCCGTTCGTCGGTTCGAGGCGCTTCCGCCGGTCGCGCCTCTCGCTCGACCGACGAGGCTCGCGAACCGTCGGTTCGCTCACCCCCGTCCGCGATCGCCTGGTCGCCACCCTCGCCCGCCGGCACGGTCCCCGAGGGGACGCTTCGGTCCTGGGCGGGGAGTAGGTCGGGGTAGTCGTACTGGAACATCACGGCATCCGAGGGCTCAACGACGACGACGTCCCAGTCTCGCCGGACCAGCGGCGCGAGCGCCGACACGTTCTGTTCGGCGGCCGCGCGAGCCTTCCCGATGAACCCCTTCGAGAACGCGGGGCGGCCGCTGTCCGTGACCCCCAGCGGGAGTCGAACGTGAACCCCGGCGGCTTCGAGAACTCGCACGGCGGCCTTCCCGGCCTCGGGGTGATTGTAGTTGGTGTAGGTGTCGGGAAACAGCAGGACCCGACGGTCGGCCTCGGCCGCCGGGACCCGCGCGCCACCTCGTTTCTCGAACCAGTCCTCGAAGCTCTCGCCGTGGAAGGTGGGGAGCGTCCGGTCCGTCGCGATCCCAACCGTTCGTTCGAGCAGGTTCCGTGCGCCGGGGAGCTTCGTGCCCCAGTTCGAGAGCGGCGCGAGCGCGCTGCCGAGCGCCGAGAGCGAGTCGATGTTGGCGAACAGGTGGTCCCTGAGGCTCGCACCGTGGCGCTCGTGGTAGGCGTTCGTGACCTCGGCCTTCAGCTTCGCCATGTCGACCTCGCTCGGGCAGTCGTTCGCACAGCCCTTACAGCCGATACAGAGGTCCATCACCTCGTGCATGAACTCGACGTCGACGGCCTCGTCGTCGAGGTCGCCGCTCATCGCCTGCCGGAGCAGGTTCGCCCGGCCGCGCGTCGAGGTGACCTCCTCCTCGGAGGCGCGATAGGTCGGACACATCACCCCGCCGGTCGTCGACTGGTGGCCCCGACAACCGCCACACCCGTGACAGAGCTCGGCCATCCCCTGGAAGCCGTTCTCGTTCTCCCACCGGAGTTCGGTCTCGAAGCCCGCCTCGAACTCGTAGTCGGGGTCGAACCGGAGGTTCTCGGTGAGGTCCGGGAGTTCGCTGTCACCATCCGCACCGTCCGATCCCTCCGCGGGCGGCAACCCACAGACCTGGCCGGGGTTCAACAGCCAATCGGGATCGAAGGCGGTCTTGAGATCGCGGAAGACGTTCCAGAGGTGCTCGCCGTACAGCTTCTCGTTCCACTGGGTCCGCGCGCGGCCGTCACCGTGTTCGCCCGAGACCGACCCGCCGTACTCGACCACGAGGTCGGTCGCGCCCTCGGCGATGGCCTCCATCTGGCGAAGCCCCTCGACGGTCTTCGTGTCGACGAGCGGGCGGATGTGGAGCACGCCGGGCCCCGCATGGGCGTAGAAGCTCGCGAAGGTGTCCTGTTCGTCGAGGATGTCCTGAAAGCCCGAGACGTACTCCGGGAGGTGTTCGGCGGGCACCGCGCAGTCCTCGATGAACGAGATGTGTTTCGCGTCGGTGGTTCGCGAGAGGAGGATCGGGAGCCCGGACTTCCGCATCTTCCAGAACTGGGCGCGCGTCTCGGCGTCGTGGGCCTCCATCGCCGCGTTCGCGTAGCGTGCTTTTCCCGTCGTCTCGGTCGCGCCCTCGCTCGGCTCGACCTCGGTCTCGCCATCCACCCGGTCGGCGATGAGGTCCGCGGTCTTGCGTCGTCCGTCGTCGTCGGAGTCGGCGTAGAACTCGACGAGGAGTACCGAATCAGTACCATCAGGAAGCATCCCCACCACGTCCGCGAACTCGCTGGTGTCGCGTGCGAGGTCGAGGAGGACGGAGTCCATCACCTCGACCGCGGCCGGGTCGTGGTCGAGGATCGCCACCACGTCCTCCATCGCGTCGACGAGCGAGTCGTAGGTCAACAGCGCCACGGCCTTCGTCTCGGGGACGGGTTCGAGCGCGACGGTGGCCTCGGTGACGATCCCGAGAGTACCTTCGCTCCCCGCCAGCAATCGCGCGAGGTTCACCGAATCCGACTTCGCGTCGGCGACCAGCATGTCGAGGTCGTAGCCCGAGACGTTCCGTTTGAGGTCGGGATAGGCCCCCTCGATTGCCTCGCTCTCCTCGTCGACGACCCGGGCGACGGCGGCGTGGATCCGGGCTTCGAGGTCCCCTTCCGGGTCGGCGCGGTCACGAAGCTCGTCGAGAGGGAGCTCCCCGAACTCCGTCACGCTGCCGTCGGCGAGCACGACCTCGCAGGATTCGATGTAGGCGTCGGTCTTGCCGTACTTCAGCGAGTGCGATCCAGTCGAGTTATTCCCGATCGCGCCGCCGAGCGAACTCTTGTCGCCCCACGCGGGGTCGGGCGCGAACTTCAGGTCCCACTCCGCGAGCGCCTCGTTGATGTCGCCGAGGTAGCTGCCCGACTGGGCGCGGGCGGTGCGGCCGTCGGGGTCGATGTCGACCATCCCGTCCATGTGTCGCGTGAAGTCCAGCACGACCGCCTCGTTGACCGCCTGGCCCGCGAGGCTCGTCCCGCCGCCGCGCGGGAGCACCGGGATCCCCTCCTCGGCACAGTAGGTCATCACCGCCGAAACGTCGGCGGTCGACTCCGGGAAGACCACCCCGACCGGGGTCATCTCGTAGGCGCTCGCGTCGGTCGCGTAGAGCTGTCGTGAGTAGGTGTCGAAGCGAACGTCGCCCGCGGTCCGGGAGTCGAGCGCCGCGAGGAGGTCGGGCCGTTCGACCTCGTTACCCTGGTAGTCGTAGCTCGCATCGTGCTCGGCGGGGTCGTCGTGCGGAAGCGCGGCGAACTCGGTTGTCACGGTACCACACGTTCACCGTGGAGGCATAAACTCGCGTCGGCTATCCGACCCCTGGGGTCGTGGTCGGGTTCGAGACGAAACGAAGGCAGTGGACGGGGCTCAGAAGGTTCCGGGGAAGAGGACGTAGCTGAACAGCAGGGAGAGGAGGCCAGCGAAGGTCGCGTAGTACGCGAGCGGGATGAGTTCGAGCCGGATGACCCGGCCCTCCTCGCCGACGAGGCCGACGACCGCGAGCGCGGCGACCACGTTGTGGACCGCGATCAGGTTGCCGATCGCCCCGCCGACCGCCTGCGCACCCAGCATGATGGTTCGCGGTGTCCCGATGTCGGTCGCGACGCCGTACTGGAAGGTACCGAACAGGATGTCGCTCACGGTGTTCGACCCCGCGAGGAAGGCCCCGAACGCACCGACGAGCGGTGCGAAGAACGGGTAGATCCCGCCGGCGAGGTCGGCGGTGGCCTGCGAGAGCACGATCAGCATGCTGTCAGAGCCCGTCGCCGCCCCCGACTGGAGCATCACTTGGACCGTGGCAACCGCGAACAACAGCGCGACCACCGGCGGCGCGATCTTCTCGCCCGTCTCGCGCCACGCGCCACGGACCTCGTCGCCGCTCATCCGGTGGAAGCCGATGGTGAGCAGTGAAACGAAGACGAACGCCGCGCCGGGGAGGTAGAGCACCGCGAGGTCGTTCGTGAGGCCGGTCCCGAGGATGTCCGACCAGACGAGGACGCCGTTGGCCTGGAGGAACGTGGAGATGGGGTCGATCGTTCGGGTGACGACGAGGAGGACCACGAGCAGCGCGTAGGGGGCCCACGCCTTCCAGAGCGGCATCGCCTGGGCGGTGCCGCCGTCGGCCGCGATGGCCCCGCTCCGGGTCGAGGACTCGCCGGGCTCGATGTCGCCGACCCAGTGGTCGGGCCACGCCGAGCGGTCGCCGAAGTCCCACTCCTCGTCGGGATGGAGGTAACCGAGCCTGAGCACGCCCACGGTAAGCGCGAGGCCGACCATCGCGCCGACGAGGCCGGGGAAGACCGGACCGAGGAACATCGCGGTGAGCCAGTACGGCACCGCGAACGAGGCCCACGAGAACAGACAGAGGGGCAACACCTCGAGCGCCGGGCGGACGGAGCGCTCCTCGCCGAAGAAACGCGTCATCATCGCGACCCCGATGAACGGCACCGCGATACCCACGATGACGTGGTAGGTCGCCGCCCACGCCCCGATCTCGGCGACCCAGCTCGCGATGGTGTACGGCGTCTCCGACGTGACCGTCGACCGGATCGCCTCGCTCGACGCGAAGGTGTCCTCGAGCCCGATGATCAGCGGCGTGCCGACCGCGCCGAAGGTGATCGCCATCAGGTTCCCCGTGAGCGCCACCACGACCGCGGCGAGCGGCGGGAAACCCAGTCCAACGAGGAGCGGCCCGACGACCGCCGCCGGCGTGCCGAAGCCCGCCGCGCCCTCGATGAACGACCCCATCAGGAAGACGAGCAGGACCACCTGGACGCGGCGGTCGTCGCTGACCGCGGCGAACCCCCCGCTGATGGCGTCGAACGCCCCCGTCTGCTTCAGGGTGTACAACAGCAGGATCGCGCCGAAGACGATCCAGAGGATCTGGGTGGCGGTGATGAAGCCGTTGATGGTCGCCGCCGCGATCCAGCGGGGACTCATCCCCCAGCCGACGGCCCCGGCGGCGACGGCGACCAGCCACGCCACCGGCATCGCGCGCGTCGCCGGCCAGAAGAGACCGACCATCAACACCGCGATGGCCACCAGCGGCAACACCGCGACCAGAACCCCGGCGAGACCGTTCATCGACGCGCCCCGTTCGATGTCGGCGGGTCGGGCGGTCGACGACGATAGCCAGGGGTCGGCTCCCCGATCCGACGGTCGGTCCGGTGTGCGGTCA
It encodes the following:
- a CDS encoding FAD-binding and (Fe-S)-binding domain-containing protein, whose protein sequence is MTTEFAALPHDDPAEHDASYDYQGNEVERPDLLAALDSRTAGDVRFDTYSRQLYATDASAYEMTPVGVVFPESTADVSAVMTYCAEEGIPVLPRGGGTSLAGQAVNEAVVLDFTRHMDGMVDIDPDGRTARAQSGSYLGDINEALAEWDLKFAPDPAWGDKSSLGGAIGNNSTGSHSLKYGKTDAYIESCEVVLADGSVTEFGELPLDELRDRADPEGDLEARIHAAVARVVDEESEAIEGAYPDLKRNVSGYDLDMLVADAKSDSVNLARLLAGSEGTLGIVTEATVALEPVPETKAVALLTYDSLVDAMEDVVAILDHDPAAVEVMDSVLLDLARDTSEFADVVGMLPDGTDSVLLVEFYADSDDDGRRKTADLIADRVDGETEVEPSEGATETTGKARYANAAMEAHDAETRAQFWKMRKSGLPILLSRTTDAKHISFIEDCAVPAEHLPEYVSGFQDILDEQDTFASFYAHAGPGVLHIRPLVDTKTVEGLRQMEAIAEGATDLVVEYGGSVSGEHGDGRARTQWNEKLYGEHLWNVFRDLKTAFDPDWLLNPGQVCGLPPAEGSDGADGDSELPDLTENLRFDPDYEFEAGFETELRWENENGFQGMAELCHGCGGCRGHQSTTGGVMCPTYRASEEEVTSTRGRANLLRQAMSGDLDDEAVDVEFMHEVMDLCIGCKGCANDCPSEVDMAKLKAEVTNAYHERHGASLRDHLFANIDSLSALGSALAPLSNWGTKLPGARNLLERTVGIATDRTLPTFHGESFEDWFEKRGGARVPAAEADRRVLLFPDTYTNYNHPEAGKAAVRVLEAAGVHVRLPLGVTDSGRPAFSKGFIGKARAAAEQNVSALAPLVRRDWDVVVVEPSDAVMFQYDYPDLLPAQDRSVPSGTVPAGEGGDQAIADGGERTDGSRASSVEREARPAEAPRTDERRSRKRSESDRGVADVELVAGNSYGVLEYLDRFRLDEAVDFDEPTESLVYHGHCHQKATKKDHHAVGVLRRAGYTVDALDSGCCGMAGSFGYEAEHLSMSRAIAGVLYDQVEDSDAERVVAPGASCRSQLGEHEAEEPPHPVESLADALAE
- a CDS encoding L-lactate permease, whose product is MNGLAGVLVAVLPLVAIAVLMVGLFWPATRAMPVAWLVAVAAGAVGWGMSPRWIAAATINGFITATQILWIVFGAILLLYTLKQTGAFDAISGGFAAVSDDRRVQVVLLVFLMGSFIEGAAGFGTPAAVVGPLLVGLGFPPLAAVVVALTGNLMAITFGAVGTPLIIGLEDTFASSEAIRSTVTSETPYTIASWVAEIGAWAATYHVIVGIAVPFIGVAMMTRFFGEERSVRPALEVLPLCLFSWASFAVPYWLTAMFLGPVFPGLVGAMVGLALTVGVLRLGYLHPDEEWDFGDRSAWPDHWVGDIEPGESSTRSGAIAADGGTAQAMPLWKAWAPYALLVVLLVVTRTIDPISTFLQANGVLVWSDILGTGLTNDLAVLYLPGAAFVFVSLLTIGFHRMSGDEVRGAWRETGEKIAPPVVALLFAVATVQVMLQSGAATGSDSMLIVLSQATADLAGGIYPFFAPLVGAFGAFLAGSNTVSDILFGTFQYGVATDIGTPRTIMLGAQAVGGAIGNLIAVHNVVAALAVVGLVGEEGRVIRLELIPLAYYATFAGLLSLLFSYVLFPGTF